Part of the Flavobacterium sp. MDT1-60 genome, ACTTTTGTTTGTTCTTCAATTTGGGCGAGATTTCCAGGTTTTATAACAATACTAAATTCTACAATTAACTTTTTTGTCGGATCGTAAATAATTTCAAAAGTATCAAGCGCTTTTTTAGATTTATCCAATGGAGTTACAGACATTATATAATAATCCTTATTATTTGGGTGCCCTGTTGTAGTAAACTCATATTCTTTCTTCGTTTTTGAATCTAAAAGAGGGTCAAAATATTTTAAATTTGAATAATTCTCCATAATGTTATTCAAATTATATCCCATTAAATCAGCAGAAACATCAGTTTCCAACAATCCATAAGATCTATTTTGCTCTACTAATAATGTTGTAGTTGAATTCTTTTGATTCCCTTCAAATTGAAAATTAACCAATCCGTCATTATAATAAGAATATTTATTATCCAGCATAAAAAACTCTCGTACATAGACTTTTAATCTATAAGCATTAGCCAATTTTTGCCTTGAATTAGAAACAATTTTTTGAAGATTTTTTTCCGGCTTTTCTTTTGAGACAACAATTTCGGCTAGCTTATTGTTGTTGCTTTTAAGATAAACCACAAATAAATCTGGTTTTAAAGGTCCCCATCGAAGTGTCACTTTTTCGTAATTGGTCTCTGAAACCTGAAGGCTGGATGCACCGTTCAATTCAAAAGTTACCTTTCCTTCCTGATTGCTTATTAATGTTTGTTTCGTTTTCATAATAAACACAGTTGCATTTTCTATAGGCAATTGTGTTTCAATATCTTTTACGACAATAGAATACTCCACTTTTTGAGCAAAAATGGCAGTATTAACGAAAATAACAAATAAAAGTATCAGTCCTCTCATACGCAATTATTAAAATATTGTTATCAAATTAACAAAATAAATCATTATGTACCAGCAAAATACAGCATAAAAATAATAAAAAACTTATATTTGATAAAAAAAAATCCTGAGCAACGACACTCAGGATTTTTTTGATCTTTAAATTGAATTAAAAAAATATTATTCTCCATGTAAAAACGCTTGTCTATTCAACAAGGTTTCTTCATCTTCTACGTGGTTATCATCTGGTATACAACAATCAACCGGGCATACTGCAGCACACTGAGGTTCATCATGGAAACCTTTACATTCTGTACATTTTCCAGGAACGATGTAATATACTTCATCAGAAACTGGAGTTTGCGCATCATCTGCATCCACTTCAGTTCCGTCTGGTAAAATTACTTTTCCTGAAAGACTTGTTCCATCTTTGTATCTCCAATCATCAGCTCCTTCATAAATTGCTGTATTTGGGCACTCTGGTTCACAAGCCCCACAATTGATGCATTCGTCAGTTATAATTATTGCCATTGTTTTCTTAGTTATGAGTTAAAAGTTACAAGTTGAGAAATAATAATGCGAAGATTTTATTCTGCTTTGTCTTATAACTTAATATAGCTTATTTTTGTGCAAAATTACAATCAAAACTATTCATAAACAAACATTATGACATTAGAAACAAAAAAAAGTGTTTTTGTTGAATTAGGAAAATTTCTAAAACAATTTTCCGAAAACGATACAATTAGAAAATCGGATGTTCTGCATAACGATTTATTTTTTGATGATTTCGAAAAGCTGATCTTTTTATCACAATCTCATAATGGATGGTATACTCCTGAACAAGTGTATTTTGCAATACATTCCTGGGCAGATGCATTGACTGAAGAAAATCTCGATAAATGGCTTTCAAATTACCAGACTGAGTTTTCTCAAAACAATAAAAATGAAAAAAAAGTGGCGCTAATTTTAGCCGGAAATATTCCGCTAGTAGGTTTTCATGATTTTTTATCGGTTTTAATAACTGGGAACAAAGCTTTAATTAAAACCTCTTCAAACGATCAGTATTTGTTGCCGTTTTTGGCTAAATATTTAATTGCTGTTGATGAAAGTTTAAAAGATAAAATCACTTTCGTGGAAGGCAAACTTGAAAATTTTGATGCCGTAATTGCCACTGGAAGTAACAATACAGCCCGTTATTTCGAATATTATTTTAAAGACAAACCTTCAATTATACGAAAAAACAGAAATTCGGCAGCCGTTTTAAACGGTAAAGAAAGCAAAGAAGAATTAGAAGCTTTAGGTGAAGATATTTTCCGTTATTTCGGATTAGGATGCCGTAATGTTTCTAAGATTTTTGTTCCGAAAGGGTATTCTTTTGATGCTTTTTTTGAGGGTATTTTCAAATATCAGGACGTTATTCATTATGAAAAATACGCTAACAATTACGACTATAACAAAGCCGTATTTTTAATGAGTAATTTCAAATTATTGGATAATGGATTCTTGACTATAAAGGAAGATCCGAGTTATGCCTCGCCGATTTCGAGTGTTTTTTATGAATTTTATGAAAACATCGAAGATTTACAGGCTCGTCTAAAAGCTGATGCTGAACAAATTCAGTGTATCGTGAGCAACGACTTAATCGAAAATAGTATCCCGTTCGGGCAAACGCAAAATCCTCAATTGTGGGATTATGCAGATAACGTGGATACTATAACGTTTTTGTTAACAACAAAGTAAAAATATGTTTAATTATTTCGAATAATTTATCGCTTTTTCAGCTCCTATTGCCGAAATTTGCATCTTTAAAATTTTCGACTATTAATAACAACCATGAAAAAACACAACTACAGCGCAGGTCCAAGTATTTTACCTCAGGAAGTTTTTGAGAAGGCATCAAAAGCAATTTTAAATTTTAATGATTCAGGATTATCTATCCTTGAAATTTCGCACCGAAGTAAAGATTTCGTTGCTGTTATGGATGAAGCTCGCTCCCTTGCTTTAGAATTATTAGGACTTCAGGGAAAAGGATATCAGGCCTTATTTTTACAAGGTGGTGCAAGTACAGCATTCTTAATGGCTCCTTATAACCTGATGAAAGAAAACGGAAAAGCTGCTTATTTAGATTCAGGGACATGGGCAACTGCAGCAATAAAAGAAGCTAAATATTTTGGAGAAACTGTTGTTGTAGCTTCTTCAAAAGAAGAAAATTACAACCATATTCCAAAAGGATATTCTATACCAAGTGATGCTGATTATTTTCACTGTACAAGTAACAATACCATTTTTGGAACTCAAATGAAAGAATTCCCGGCAACTAACGTTCCTGTTGTTTGCGATATGAGTTCTGATATTTTTTCTCGCGAATTGGATTTCTCAAAATTTGATTTAATATATGCCGGTGCTCAAAAAAATATGGGTCCTGCAGGAACTACTTTGGTAGTGGTTAAAGAAGAAATTTTAGAGAAAAGCGGAAGAACAATTCCTAGTATGTTAGATTACGCTAAACACATTAAAGCAGAAAGTATGTACAATACTCCTCCTGTTTTTGCTGTTTACGTTTCTTTACTGACATTACAATGGATCAAAGAAAAAGGTGGAATTGCTGCTGTTGAAAAATTAAACAACGCAAAAGCTGATTTATTATATACTGAAATCGACAGAAACCCATTATTCAAAGGTGCAGCAGCTGTTGAAGATCGTTCAAATATGAACGTTACTTTCTTACTAAACAACGCTGACCATACTGCAACTTTTGATGCTTTATGGAAAGAAGCAGGAATTTCAGGATTGCCAGGACACCGTTCTGTTGGTGGTTACAGAGCTTCTATTTACAACGCTATGCCTATCGAAAGTGTTCAGGTTTTAGTAGATGTAATGAAAGCTTTGGAAAGTGAAGTTTAGTTTTCAGTCGCAGTTTTCAGTATACCGAAAACTTGAATTGAAACAAGACCCTAGCCCCGATAGAAGTGGAAATCCTTTTTTGTTTCCGCCGCGGCGGACAAAAAAGATTGTAACGGATAGCGGGAATTAGCTCCAAAAAAAAGAAAAAGAAAAATTAATATTGAGGATGCGATTACTTCGTTCCTCGCAAAGACATACACTAAAATGAAAGTATTAGCGAATGATGGAATTTCAAAAAGTGGAATTCTGGCTTTAGAAAAAGGCGGATTTGAAGTTATAACTACAAAAGTAGCGCAGGAACAAGTAGCTAATTTTGTCAATGAAAACAATGTAGACGTAGTTTTAGTTCGTAGTGCAACTAAAGTTCGTAAAGATATTATTGACGCTTGTCCTGGTCTTAAAATTATTGGACGTGGTGGTGTTGGTATGGATAATATTGATGTTGATTATGCTAAAAGCAAAGGAATCCACGTAATTAATACACCTGCTTCATCATCAGAATCTGTTGCTGAATTAGTGTTTGGACACTTGTTTTCTGGTGTTCGTTTTTTACACGATTCTAACAGAAATATGCCTCTTGAAGGAGATTCAAACTTTGATGGTTTGAAAAAAGCGTATGCTAACGGAACTGAATTAAGAGGAAAAACTCTTGGAATTGTTGGTATTGGTCGTATCGGACAAGCAACTGCAAAAATGGCGCTTGGTTTAGGTATGAAAGTTATCGCCGCTGATAGTTTTATTCCGCAAGTTGATGTAAAAGTTGAGTTTTTTGACGGACAGTCTATCACTACAACTATCGTTTCTCAATCATTAGAATCTTTATTTAAAGAAGCTGATTTCATTACATTACACGTTCCTGCTCAGGATGGTTACATCATTGGAGAAAAAGAATTTGAGATCATGAAAGATGGTGTTGGAATCGTAAACTGTGCTCGTGGTGGTGTTATTGATGAAGTAGCTTTAGTAAAAGCTTTAGATTCTGGAAAAGTTGCTTTTGCAGGATTAGACGTTTTTGAAAGCGAACCAAAACCAGAAATGGCCATTTTAATGCATACTAAAATTTCGTTGACTCCACACATTGGAGCTGCAACAGGGGAAGCACAAGACAGAATTGGTACTGAATTAGCATCACAAATTATTTCTTTGTTAAGCTAATTAATTAAAAATAAAACGTTTAGAAGGGATTTATTAACATCGTTTAATAAATCCCTTTCTTTTTTTGATTAAATTTGAGTTATAAATCTAATCTAAATTCTTTAAATCATGTTTGAACAATTAACACAATTAGTACAACAATACGGAGGCGATGCTGTTGTAAACAACACTGCTGTCCCAAATGAACATAATGAAGCTGTAATTGGTGAAACTAGTAATTCTATATTTGCCGGATTGCAAAAAATTGCTTCAGAAGGCGGTGGAGAACAATTGGCAGGTTTATTTAACGGAACGTCTTCAATAGACAGTTCTAATCCGGTCGTTCAGCAATTAACGCAACAATTGAGTGGAAGTCTTGGTGAAAAATTTGGATTAAGCAGCGCCGATTCTTCCAGTGTAGCTTCAAGCATGATTCCGCAAGTCTTAAATTCTTTGGTAAACAAAGCAAAAGACCCAAATGACAGCAGCTTTAATATTTCAGATATTATAAGCTCGATTTCAGGAAATAGCGGACAAGCATCGAATATAATGGATACAATTTCTAAATACGGTACTCAATTTGGCTTAGACCAAAACGCCGATGGAAAATTGGATGTAGCTGATGTTATGGTTGTCGCTAAAAGCAGCGGTGGTTTTTCAGGGTTTATAGGGAGATTGTTTAAAAGTAAATAAATTTTAAGTTACAAAGGCTCAAAGAAGCAAAGGCCCAGAGGTTTTAAAAAATATTTAAAAAGCTGTTTGTATAAATTGCAAACAGCTTTTTTGTCTTAATTCCTCCTTTTTTCCTTTGAACCTATGAACCTTTGCTTCTTTGAGCCTTTTTCCAAAAAATATTCGTAAATTTAAGGTTCAAAAAATGCGTCATGAAAAAGATAATCTACATACTTATCGTAATTTTTACCATCATTGCGTGTTCTACGGGTTCAAAAAATACTGCAGTTGCTACTGCTTCGCCTAAACATCCGGAAGTAAATGATACTGTTCGAATTGCAAATGACTCTTTAGAATATGAAGTAATTATCATCGATAATGGTTTTAGTTTCTGGCTGGCGTCAATGGCACAACCTAGAAACTATTATTCCTTATCTTATCTCGAAAACAAGAATTATCAATATGTAACTGAATGGAATAATCGTGTATTGCAACCACAACGTTATAATCCAAATTTATATGAAATGAGGATAGATTACCAACCACAAATTCATTATGGTTACGAGGTAAATTACTTAATCTACAATTACATGATTTATTTTCAAAATACATACAAACAAAAGCTTGGCGGGTATGTTCCAATACGATAATGTTGCTATATTTGTAATCGTTTTAAATAAAGCATGGATAAACTAAAGAAACGCTGGGGCATTACCTCAAATGTACAAGCCATAATTATATTTATCGTTTTTGCTATCACAGGATCAGCATCTGCGTGGTTGTCTAAACCCTTTTGTGTTTGGCTGGGCATCACCAAAGAAGATTTTGGAGGTTGGTTTACTTTAATTCGTTTATTGATTATCTTCCCTATTTATCAGGTTTTATTAGTTGCCATTGGAACCGTTTTTGGTCAATTTCGTTTCTTTTGGAACTTCGAAAAGAAAATGCTTAAAAATATGGGACTAGGATTTCTATTCAAAAACTAAATTTCCTTGCTGCTTTTTTGAAAATAATAAGTATAAATCCACGTAAGTGTAAACGAAGGAATTATATCTGTAAATGGAATTATCTCTTCGACAAAAGTCAAAATACTGGCCATTTTCCCTACCCTTCCTTTATACATTCTGGTCATGATAAAAGCGGCGATTGGTGCCCAAATCACATCTGAAAATTCACCAATTAACGGAATGCTGAAAGAAATCATACCAATTCCATCCAAAAGTAAACCCAAAAGGAGTTTTCTCATTCTATCTTCTTCTTTTATTACTTGTAAATCTTGCATATTACTCTAATTTTAAATTACTTGGAAATTAAAAATAATACTTGGAAAAGAATTATTTATTTCTTCAAGTTTTTTTCTTAATTCCCACACGTTTATTTAGTTACTGCAAATAACACACCAAAATTTCCATCAGTCTGAATCCATTTTTCAGATGGCACATAGGCGCGCGACACAAATCCATCAAGATACAAAGCATTTTTACAACCTAAACTTTTAAAATAATTAGCAAAATCATAAAAATTAATTTCTTTTTTGATAAAACAAAAACTACTTTTCCATCCGGCAGAATACCGACACCATTTCTAATGTTCAAATTAGATGAACCTTCTTTAAAATCAGAATGAATTTTGCCATCAATTAACAGCATTGGCCCAGATTGAGTTGCATATTTTATTTTTCCATTATTTCGGAAAAGTTCTGAGGTACAAATTTTAGCTGTGTTATCAATTGTTAAATAAAAAACTCCGTTTGGTTTTAGATAAAAATTTCCCGCTGCTTTAGTCGTATCTAAAGGAACTACAGTTTTTTGTTTTTCAATATAAAGCCCTTGTGGAGAATAGTCTTTTTTGTACATTCCGCCGTTCATCGCAAAATTTAATTTTAAATTTTGCTTTTCAATCCAAAACTTCAAATTTTCAATACTACCAAAATTTTGTCCATTTTCATCCTTCCAAAACAATTTTAAATCTTGTTTTTTTGTATCAACTTTATATGTCACAAAAGAATTATCAGTGTAAATTTTAGCATTAAGAAAAATGGCAACAATTGCAATTGCAAATATTAGTATTGTAATTTTTAATTTCATCTTTTTGAATTATTTTCCATAAATGTAAAAAGATAATATTCACTAAATAACTATTGTTCTTAAATTTCTGTTACAAGCCATTTTTATATCGGCAGAATCTTTGTTTCTTTGTAGAAACAGTTTCTAAAATGATACACGCAAAAAATATACATAAATTCTATGATCAGCTTGAGGTTTTAAAAGGAGTTGATCTGCATATTAAAAAAGGTGAAATTGTTTCCATAGTTGGTGCTTCCGGTGCGGGAAAAACGACTTTGTTACAAATTTTAGGAACTTTAGATAAACCTTCAAAATCAGAAACCGAGACTTCGCTAACTATTAATGGAGAAAACATTTTGGGGTTGAATGACAAGACATTATCAAAATTCAGAAATTTAAATTTAGGTTTCATTTTTCAGTTTCATCAACTTTTACCAGAATTTACAGCCTTAGAAAATGTGTGTATTCCGGCTTATATTGCAGGTAAAAAACCAGCTGAAACTGAGACAGAAGCTAAAAAACTACTAACTTTTTTAGGATTATCACACCGTATCAATCATAAACCAAACGAACTTTCTGGTGGTGAACAACAACGTGTTGCTGTAGCGAGGGCTTTAATCAACAAACCTGATGTTATTTTTGCTGATGAGCCTTCAGGAAATTTAGATACCCATTCTGCCGAAAATTTACATCAATTATTTTTCCAGCTTCGGGATGAATTCGGGCAAACATTTGTCATTGTAACACACAACGAAGAGTTGGCTAATATGGCCGATAGAAAATTGATAATGGTCGACGGACAGATTAGTAATTAGGAGCTATTTACTTCGTCAGTCGCTATCGCTCGTGTCTGCTGTCTTCCAAATCTTTTGTATCCGCCGTGGCTAACACAAAAGGATTTTCCATCCCATCAGGGCTAGGCTCTCGAAATAACAAGAACTTTCATTTAATGAATCAAAAAGAACTAAAAGAATTTCTCGACGAAAAAGTCATTCAATATAATAATCAGGATTTTATTGAGAGCGATCCCGTGCAGATTCCGCATTTGTTTACTCGAAAAGAAGACATTGAAATTGCCGGTTTCTTAAGTGCTACAATTGCCTGGGGAAATCGTAAAATGATCATTAAAAATTCACATCAAATGATGGAATTAATGGGAAACACACCTTACGATTTCGTTATGTCACATTCTGATGAAGACTTGAATAGATTGGAGAACTTTGTTCATCGTACCTTCAACGGAAAAGATTTCGGCGGATTCATAAAAGGATTACAGCATATCTACAAAAATCATAATGGCTTAGAAGCTGTATTTGCTAAAAATCAGGAAGAAGGTAGCCTGCAGAAAAGCATTCATGAATTCAAAAAAATATTCTTCGAAATTGATCATTTGCCACGAACCCAGAAACACATTTCAGATCCGTTAAATAATTCGGCAGCAAAAAGAATCAACATGTATTTGCGCTGGATGGTTCGTCAGGACACAAAAGGTGTTGATTTAGGTATTTGGAAAACAATTTCTCCATCTTTATTGTCATGTCCACTAGATGTTCATTCAGGAAATGTGGCACGAAAATTAGGTATTCTTTCCCGAAAACAAAATGACGGAAAAGCGCTAGCCGAATTGGATTTCAAACTTCGGGAAATGGATTCACAAGATCCTGTAAAATACGACTTTGCTCTTTTTGGTCTTGGTATTTTTGAAGGATTTTAACTACAAAATATAAGCTTTTAAATTAGCTTTATAAGTTTTTTTTTCGTAATATTACAGTACAAACTTATACTGTATGGAAAAACTAATAGAGTATATAAAGCATTTCGTCATTCCATTTTTTTTTATTATCAGCCTGTCTTTAATAGTTGTTTTAATATTCAAAAGAATCTACTATCAATATACCCTGCCTTATAAACACAGAATTATTCGAAAGTCAGAAATTTTTCTAACCGAGATTACACTCTCTTCACCTGACAAAAACATTCTAAAATACAAAATTGCCAAATTTAAATCTGAAATTCCTATAAGTAAATCATGGTGTAAGAAGATGCTTATCGAGGATTTGATCCGGATGAGAAGCAATCTGAAAGGAAAAGCAGCAAAGAACATTTTAGTTATTTACAAAAAATTAGATTTAAATCATTACTCCGCTAGTTTAATCCGGGATTTTAGAAAATATAAAA contains:
- a CDS encoding 4Fe-4S dicluster domain-containing protein, which translates into the protein MAIIITDECINCGACEPECPNTAIYEGADDWRYKDGTSLSGKVILPDGTEVDADDAQTPVSDEVYYIVPGKCTECKGFHDEPQCAAVCPVDCCIPDDNHVEDEETLLNRQAFLHGE
- a CDS encoding acyl-CoA reductase, whose protein sequence is MTLETKKSVFVELGKFLKQFSENDTIRKSDVLHNDLFFDDFEKLIFLSQSHNGWYTPEQVYFAIHSWADALTEENLDKWLSNYQTEFSQNNKNEKKVALILAGNIPLVGFHDFLSVLITGNKALIKTSSNDQYLLPFLAKYLIAVDESLKDKITFVEGKLENFDAVIATGSNNTARYFEYYFKDKPSIIRKNRNSAAVLNGKESKEELEALGEDIFRYFGLGCRNVSKIFVPKGYSFDAFFEGIFKYQDVIHYEKYANNYDYNKAVFLMSNFKLLDNGFLTIKEDPSYASPISSVFYEFYENIEDLQARLKADAEQIQCIVSNDLIENSIPFGQTQNPQLWDYADNVDTITFLLTTK
- the serC gene encoding 3-phosphoserine/phosphohydroxythreonine transaminase — translated: MKKHNYSAGPSILPQEVFEKASKAILNFNDSGLSILEISHRSKDFVAVMDEARSLALELLGLQGKGYQALFLQGGASTAFLMAPYNLMKENGKAAYLDSGTWATAAIKEAKYFGETVVVASSKEENYNHIPKGYSIPSDADYFHCTSNNTIFGTQMKEFPATNVPVVCDMSSDIFSRELDFSKFDLIYAGAQKNMGPAGTTLVVVKEEILEKSGRTIPSMLDYAKHIKAESMYNTPPVFAVYVSLLTLQWIKEKGGIAAVEKLNNAKADLLYTEIDRNPLFKGAAAVEDRSNMNVTFLLNNADHTATFDALWKEAGISGLPGHRSVGGYRASIYNAMPIESVQVLVDVMKALESEV
- a CDS encoding D-2-hydroxyacid dehydrogenase, translating into MKVLANDGISKSGILALEKGGFEVITTKVAQEQVANFVNENNVDVVLVRSATKVRKDIIDACPGLKIIGRGGVGMDNIDVDYAKSKGIHVINTPASSSESVAELVFGHLFSGVRFLHDSNRNMPLEGDSNFDGLKKAYANGTELRGKTLGIVGIGRIGQATAKMALGLGMKVIAADSFIPQVDVKVEFFDGQSITTTIVSQSLESLFKEADFITLHVPAQDGYIIGEKEFEIMKDGVGIVNCARGGVIDEVALVKALDSGKVAFAGLDVFESEPKPEMAILMHTKISLTPHIGAATGEAQDRIGTELASQIISLLS
- a CDS encoding DUF937 domain-containing protein, with protein sequence MFEQLTQLVQQYGGDAVVNNTAVPNEHNEAVIGETSNSIFAGLQKIASEGGGEQLAGLFNGTSSIDSSNPVVQQLTQQLSGSLGEKFGLSSADSSSVASSMIPQVLNSLVNKAKDPNDSSFNISDIISSISGNSGQASNIMDTISKYGTQFGLDQNADGKLDVADVMVVAKSSGGFSGFIGRLFKSK
- a CDS encoding DUF6146 family protein; translation: MKKIIYILIVIFTIIACSTGSKNTAVATASPKHPEVNDTVRIANDSLEYEVIIIDNGFSFWLASMAQPRNYYSLSYLENKNYQYVTEWNNRVLQPQRYNPNLYEMRIDYQPQIHYGYEVNYLIYNYMIYFQNTYKQKLGGYVPIR
- a CDS encoding DUF6787 family protein, whose protein sequence is MDKLKKRWGITSNVQAIIIFIVFAITGSASAWLSKPFCVWLGITKEDFGGWFTLIRLLIIFPIYQVLLVAIGTVFGQFRFFWNFEKKMLKNMGLGFLFKN
- a CDS encoding phosphodiester glycosidase family protein codes for the protein MKKEINFYDFANYFKSLGCKNALYLDGFVSRAYVPSEKWIQTDGNFGVLFAVTK
- a CDS encoding phosphodiester glycosidase family protein; this translates as MKLKITILIFAIAIVAIFLNAKIYTDNSFVTYKVDTKKQDLKLFWKDENGQNFGSIENLKFWIEKQNLKLNFAMNGGMYKKDYSPQGLYIEKQKTVVPLDTTKAAGNFYLKPNGVFYLTIDNTAKICTSELFRNNGKIKYATQSGPMLLIDGKIHSDFKEGSSNLNIRNGVGILPDGKVVFVLSKKKLIFMILLIILKV
- a CDS encoding ABC transporter ATP-binding protein gives rise to the protein MIHAKNIHKFYDQLEVLKGVDLHIKKGEIVSIVGASGAGKTTLLQILGTLDKPSKSETETSLTINGENILGLNDKTLSKFRNLNLGFIFQFHQLLPEFTALENVCIPAYIAGKKPAETETEAKKLLTFLGLSHRINHKPNELSGGEQQRVAVARALINKPDVIFADEPSGNLDTHSAENLHQLFFQLRDEFGQTFVIVTHNEELANMADRKLIMVDGQISN
- a CDS encoding TIGR02757 family protein, producing the protein MNQKELKEFLDEKVIQYNNQDFIESDPVQIPHLFTRKEDIEIAGFLSATIAWGNRKMIIKNSHQMMELMGNTPYDFVMSHSDEDLNRLENFVHRTFNGKDFGGFIKGLQHIYKNHNGLEAVFAKNQEEGSLQKSIHEFKKIFFEIDHLPRTQKHISDPLNNSAAKRINMYLRWMVRQDTKGVDLGIWKTISPSLLSCPLDVHSGNVARKLGILSRKQNDGKALAELDFKLREMDSQDPVKYDFALFGLGIFEGF